GAGATCCGGTCAAGGAGCTTAGCCGCACCAACCCTGCAAAGCAAACCTGCCATTTAATGTCCTCCTGAGCTTGTTGTTGGGGACGACCACTCTTGGCGCCCGACGGTCCATGTGTTGCGGCAGCTGATTGGCGGCAACTACACGGACACCTCTGGCACCCACGAATTCACTCCGGTCGCAACTCTGCGTCGCGTGGACCAGACGTACTTCCACGAGTGGCTCATCACTCGGCGGTCCATGTGCTGCGACGGCAGCTTGCCGGTGACACCACAGACTCCACAGAACCCATGAACTCGGTCCGGTTGCAACATGGCATCGCGTGGACCAGACGTACGTCCGCGAGTGGCTCATCACCCGGCGGTCCATGTGCTGCGACGGCAGATTGCCGGCGACACCACGGACTCCACAGAACCCATGAACTCGGTCCGGCCGCAACATGGCGTCGCGTGGACCAGACCCGCGTCCACGAGCAGCTATCGGTGCTCTGATGATCTGACCGCCACCATCTTGTGTCGTCGGCCTCACGATCCGGCCACCGTCGTCCTGTGTCATTGTCCTCACGACCTGGCCGCTGCATTACTGCGTCGTGGCTTTCCGATTTGGCAGGTCGCCGGCCTTCCGATCTGGACgtctgtcacgcccaatatgcgactctatcctaaaggaactcgaaggtcccaccaaggatagaagcgcatattggagacgcttttgcaaggtggatatcattacattgTACCATTACATAacagttggggatacatacaaaaggcatacaaatgccacatgaatacatcaaacatcatacatgagaacaacatccgactacggatgaaacacaaacagaagctcgaacgacatccaccctgctagccctgGCTGCCGACCAAGAACCTAAaccaagatcgacgaagaagaagaagaactccaagacaagtaaacatcgctctcacgtcatgatcatcgcattacctgtacctgcaactgttgttgtagtaatctgtgagccacgaggactcagcaatcccattaccatgggtatcaagactagcaacgcttaatgggtatggaaaggataagtggtgaggttgcagcagcactaagcattgtatggtggctaacttacgaataccagaataagatgagaaactacgcaacggccgcaaactagtaatgatcaataagtgatcctgaactacttacgttcaaacataacacAACCGTGTTCTCCTCTTGAACTTCCCCGAAAATAGGcaatcacggttacgcacgcggttggtgtattttaattgagtttacttcaagttcactacaaccggatattaacaaattcccatctgccacataaccgtgcgcacggctctcgaaagtttaaaccctgcaggggtgtcccaaatTAGCCcttgacaagctcacgatccgcggagacaatcctccatcgcgggaccctccgatcagactcggaatcccggtgcacaagacatttcgataatggtaaaacaactccagcaagacctcccggcgtGCCGACACCCTAATAGTAGTcacgcgtatctcgtctcaggccacgaccGGATGAGCAAAGCGTACAGCAACTGAGACCCGAGTTGCCCCGGGGGAAGCCGCACACGACTCTGTTTTGGACCAGcactcatgaggagcactggCTCGGGTTGTTAATTAAGTCCTTGGGGTCCGGAAAGTCCCgatgcaagttttagttgttattaggcaaatggtaaaaccaatgttgggccttgctggaagagttttattcaaagcgaactgtcaaagAGGGGCCATAAACCCTcatcgtgttagggacgcaaaatcaaggaacataacaccggtatgacagaaactaaggcgacaagagtggaacaaaacaccaggcaaaaggccgagccttccaccctttaccaagtatatatgtgcattaattatataagagatattgtgatatcccatgatatccatgatatccatgtcccaacatggaacaacctgcaactgcacctgcaactagcaacgctataagagggggctgagcaaagtggtaacatagccaaacaacggtttgctaagaagagtgaaaaggttagaggctatcatggcaatttgggaggcttgataaacaagtggtaggtagcgcgacatagcgatagcatcgagacaactagcatagcaaagatagtagtgagatccaaggtgacggtcatcttgcctgaaatctcGCAAGGAAGAAGagcgaatccatgaagaagacgatcccatgtagtcgaacgaatcctcacaatcgcaacgaaccaggaactatcgagaaggagcacaaccggaaagaatcaaacaacatggtaaacacacaacacataaacatgacatgatgctcaaccaagtatgatgcatgacaaggctacatgaagctactcatggcaagagatgatgcatacaagaacaacatatcaaagcaagtttaaatgaggccggaaacaacatataacaattccggtaagtcctcatatgcaaatttcgaaattgatCCAGAACTAAACAAAACATTAAGTTAAAATTGTTAAACAACAAGTTAAAGTGCACCAAGATGGTCTACGCGactttctagtcaagttacatataaattttgtttaattcggagctacggactagaagatatgagcaaaacaagttaaacatggcattgatgcaaatgCAAGCAAAATAACATCACAAACACtccaaaacaaggatgcaacaaggtaacatgaaactacatgcaaaacgaAGCAAGTTTCATGTAGAGCATGCTCCAAATGGAGccacggttcaacacatacactctATGCAAGTTTCAAACACAATCTGCCCAAAACAGCAACTAAGCACTTTGCAATcaagcaaacaacatgctacaggaaacaTATGGCCACAAACTTGATATGCACTCAAAGTACAGATTACATACTTCAAATATCATTAAGGTTTATAGGCGTCAAGATTAAACCAACAAGAGCAAAGAAAAAGGCAACTTAATAACACAGATTATGACTGTGTGAAAAAATGGGCATACATGTGAGCAGAAATAACATGTTGACATGTTGGAGGCATGAAACAATGAGGCTAAAGTGAAAGATCATGGCAAACAAAAGCATGTCATTAAAGTATAGGTTAAACATGGAAAAACATGATTACTAAGCATCTCTATATAACCCCTAGATTAATGGCATTCATCAAGACAAGATCGCAAGTTAAAAACAGATGGAATGCAAAACAATAACATTATGATGCTGATTTTGGAGGCACATAACAGCAAGCATAGCAACTTTAATAATTATGCAAAAGACATGGGCATGTAGTAAACCTGATATACTTCAATTTAGTCCAAGGTCACAAGTTCATATGATGCACGGAGTAATTACTATGATTCTAGCAAAATGGAACATACTGTTAACAGGTTGACAGATTTGGCATGAAGACAACTTGAGAGCAAGAAAGAGAGAAACTACAACAAGTTATATGACAACCAAGGGCATGGCATCAAAGTACACATAACAAAGAGCAAATAACATCAAGGCATCATACACATATGGCTCATGGACTAGTGGGAACCATCAAGACAAGTTTGAATGTTGTAACAGTTTCAGCAAGTGTATAATAGCAACATCATCATAGCATGTTTGCAAGCTTGGAACATAGGTCATATTAAGTCCAAAATTATCAAAATTGGCATGTGAACAAAGTACACATAGCATACTTCAATTCATGTAACTGGAGCATCTCCAAAACAGGCATAGACTAATTAATAACAAGCACACAACATGGCATCATGAAGTTAACAGAAAACTGGAACATCATTTAGGTATGTTCAAGGCAATGAAAACATATGCTACATGACATATATGAGGCATCAAAGGGCATGTAAAGCATGTATATGTAGAGTagtacaaaacatgaacactgagctactacTAGAAACCAACAGAACATGCTCAAAACATCATGGGAAATGTGCAAatgataacaggttcacagacttggcagaattcatctcacagaaatcagcaacagcATGTtccctactttgcatgcttgtgctagtcaccatagGGAACATAAAAATACATGGATTGTACCACTGTAAATATGGCATAAATATGCTCCTAAAACATGTAGGCATGATCCTCAAAAGATAAAAACACAAaaagctatgaaaaagacaaatcaacAAGTTCTGACAACTACCAACAGATAACATCAtttagcactcttgcaacgacgATTATGGCATCAAGATGGAAAGTaacatgcatgcaaatgacacTAACATGTAGAGCATTCAGAGATGAACAATTTGATATATCATATGAGCAAATCGGAGCAGTACACACaaagttatgatgcaatgaaaatGCACACATATGATGGAATCTCAGGGACTTGGACGAAAAAAACAACCTCGCAGAAACGGGACGGAGAGGTTCCGGGACGGAGTGGTGCAGGGATGGGCGGAGGCATTTGGATTGGGGACCGGTGGATCTGGTCCCGATCCGGCCGGATCTCGTCGGAGATGACgacgaggcggcggccggcgacggcatgggcggcggcggcgaagcagCGGGGTGGTGCGACGCAgccggcggcgagcggcggagccgaggcggggcggcgacgcGGTGCGATGGTGGCGGCGCGCGGAGGCGGCGATGCGGCGGTgcgcggtggcggcgggcggCTACGGGCGGCGCGGGGAGCTCACGGGCGAGCGGCGGCGTGTAGTCGGGCCGGGCGGGCCCGCGATGGGCCTAGCAGGCCGCGTGGTGGTGGGACGGCGGCGGGGTGACGTGGTGAGCTGCGATTCGCTGAGGGGAcggcggcggacacgtccggcgccgggcggacgtgtccggtgcGCGGAGGAAGGGGAAGGTCTAGGGTTTGCCCGAGATTTGGATGGGGGAGGcctttttataggtagagggagctaggagaggagttttccagagcggttttcgcccacacgatcatgatccaacgacggagagcatggagggggtttagatgggctagtgggctgttatggaggggtgctgggctgcaaagagagaggggtttcagCGGTTACACgcttaaccgttggggcatcaaacgacctccaaatggaacgaaatttgataggcggtctaccggtgatataccaaggccactcgaaaaatctcggcccattccgagaacatttttctcCTGCTCACGAAACGAGATCTGAGAGGTGCAACGGATGCATGTGAGAGTGTCGGATTccgaaacggacaacggagaaaaagaccggatgcaagttttgaaaaacatatagatgaaatgcacatgatgacatggcaaaatgcaacacgcaagcaaatgacatggcaatgcCGGCGAATAATTGGAAGACACCTGGCACATCGGACTTGGAGCGTTACAACGTCGGAGTTGGATGCACATCTAGAGCAGCAAGCCACCAATGATTTGCATGCAGGTCTAATGCATCCTGCCCCATGTACATGCATACATGCACTGGGTATGATTGTGCACGCAGACTTGATCCGGCCGTCGGCTGAAGAGCAAGCCTAGATCAGATCCGAGACGATTGGATCAGTGAAGAGTGCCCAGGCTAATGAAAAAGAAATAGGCAGgagcgccccgccgccgccggtcgcCATGGGACGacctcctccggcggcggcggcggggacatCACGAAGAATTACTAGTAGATAACATAGTTTTAATGTTTGGTTTGAACTTCATACTCTATTTCAAAGATTAATCATATAAGCTTTCACTGATTTCATAGCAAACATTTCAATGAAATCTCATTGTTTTCAGCAAGAAAAACACGTTCATAAATTCACAGGCATGAATGCACACAAATTTCAGTCATTTTTAAAAGTCTCACAAGTTGAACCATGTTTCGATTGGTTCCAGAAACATCTAATCCTGCTTTCAACGAATTTCAGAAATATTTCGACAGAATTCATACTGATTTTCACAGCTGTTGTGCATTCACATCAATTGTCACGAATACACAAAATATCTAAGGATTTCAAACATGTTTATACAAATTCCTGTCAGTTTTTACAGGTCTTAGAAATAAGTTCAACCATGTTTGGATGGGTTCTAGAAACATCTAATCTTGTTTTCAATGAACTTCATAGACAATTAGACATTTTCAACAGAATTCATACTGATTGCACAACTGTTGTAGACAATTCATACAAGTGTCGCTGAGGCGTGGTGGGGCTGTTTGTGATGTTTTTAATCTTGCAATGCTACCCTGAACGTCAGTTTCATATTGGATTGGTCACAAACTCTTTTCAGACTTTAAAAAAATTCAGGGCTTCAAACAGCACAGCCAACTAACAACAAACAAGAATAGATCAGCCAACTAACAAGAACGCATTCAGACTCAGGGCTTCAAACTCTTTTCTCACGCTAGAGTCTATAGATCACTTGGTGTCGACTAGGGTTGATGCCGACACAGCAGAGTGATCAAAACGACTGCTAGCTATAAACTGTCAGCTATATCAAACCAGGGGCAAGCATGATGACTGTCAAGTATAATGAACAGTAGTAACGGCTTGTTAACAGTGAACAAGGCAAAACGGCAAGTATCCATCCTGGCCGTTGAGCCGAGCCGAGCGAGTGCCGACCGTTGGTTGGATAACTGAATCTCTCCAGAGGTGCGCTTCTTCTTCAGTAAGCGCGGGAGGTGTCGGCCAGGGAGGACGGACAACGAGCTCAGGTGCGACAACATCAGTTAAGTACAGTACTGATTAGTTACAACTACTGTACTACATCAGCTACCATAACTTTATTAGAGTAATTAATTAACCACCAGGTTTATTTGCAGCACTACTAGTAATGATATGATAAACTATCACCCTTTTGGTAACAGAATCAAAGCTAGTAGAAACTATTACTACTATCCTTTTGGCAACAGAATCTATGAATGAACTGCTCATCTTCACCTGTGCAGGGTCGATGAGCTTCTCCTAAATCGCACAAGCTCTTTCGAGTTGAGACCAACATAGCATAGCAAAATAATTCATGCTAAGAGTAACAACTGCAAAACATAGTCAAGTTGCAGCAGTTGGACAAACCAAATAACATACCAGTTGCGCGTCAGTCATCacaatactactccctccgttccaaaatagatgacccaactttgtactaactttatatttaaagttagtataaagttgggtcatctattttggcaCGGAGGGAGTACATAGCATCCCACATACGAGTAGaactttacttggcacaaacaagCATTCGACAGCTCGCCAAATAGGTATTTCTAGCTGCTGCCAGGTCCAACAACACAAAGTCTAGCTAGGTACCAGCAGTCTTCTTGTAAAAGAGCTATGGAGTACTAATTAACTTACAGACATCCTTTCTGGTTTGTAGTGGTAGTTGAGGTCGAAAGGGTCAGCAAAGTCGAAATCACAAGCTTTCTCGATGGAGTAAGCTGGACCTCCCACGTCATCGTGTGGGCTCTTGAAGAGCTCTAGTTTGCAAGCTTTGTTGTTCCATTTTGCACTGATCAGAGGCTTCAGTTTGGCATTCACATTACCCCCCAAAGAGAAACATTCACGGTCCACCACAACAGCCATCCGCTCTAGCACCCGCCCTCTCTCCGCGATGAACTTGAGGAAAGCAACCTCGCTTTTCGACCCTTGGAATTCGTTGAAAAACACCTTCTTCAGGCTCTGCAGGACGCATTTGATGGGACCACCCTCCTGCCAGAACTTCAGATTGACCTTCCCAGTGGGCTCTTCAGATATGGTGGAGGACTGCAGATGAAATCGGTCAGTGCATACATAGTTTGATGTTAGATATATAATCTATGGGTACATATCATGCAGCAGCAGCAAGCCATCCATCATAAAACAAATATATTTCACAGTTCTGACTATGCTAGATAAATAATCAATTATGACCATGCTAGATACTGAGTATAACATAGCCACCCACTAGTATCTGAGAAGCATCTAAGAAAGCCAGGCACTTTCTTGACAGCATCGCGGATACCAAATTGCACCTCTATGGCCAAAATTTGGACGCTAGGGACAATGCTCTCCTTGATACCAGCCTGcaatgcacccaaggacagaaAAACTTATTGGCATTATCAATTGACATAGGCACAGAAAATGCAAAATGAAATTAGGATCAACTGTGAGCTGCATACCACAATGGTGAAGGTATCCTAGCACACGCAAGTTGGGTGCACGGCCAATTTTGAGCCTGGAAGAGTGGTTCCTGGTGGAGCTCATCCTGGGGGGAGTGAGCTCGCCAGTGAGAATTGTATCCCACAAGAAGAGCCTCTCCAAGCTGGGGGCATCCACCACGTCGATGTCCTCCAAGTAGGCGTGGCCGAGCTGGACGCAACGCAGGCTTTGGCTGATGAGGCGGAGGCGCACTTGGCTCTGGCTCCCCATGATAACCAGGATCTCCAGGACGGGGCTTCTTTCGAGCATGAAGGCCAGATCACAGTCCTCCATGACATTCATGCAGAGGCCAAGCTCCCGGAGGTTGGGGAATCTGGCGCGGCGCGGCACGGCGGTGCTATCCGGGAGCCTCCAGATGCCGAGATAGAGGCGGGTGAGGGAGGCACAGCTGAAGAGCGAGGCGGGGAGGCGCAGGTCAATCGGCCAAAGGCGGTTGACAAAGACGAGTTCTTGGACCCCCTTGGTGACGAGGATGTCGAGCAAGCGCGCCATCTCTGCCCGGTGCTCCTGCATTATGGTCCGGGTGAGGTGAACGCAGCGGAAAGGCCCCGGGTGCGCCGCGAGGATGCGGGACACCGCGGCGGTGACGGCGCGGGGAGAGGGGTCGCGGATGGTGAACGGCCCGGACGCGCCGCCGTCCGGAAGCAGGTGGCTGTCGACAAGGGAGAGGGGCGCCatgcgccagagggggcgccagcGCGAGGCGAGGGCGGCGGTGCGCGCGGCGTCCTTGGTGGGGAGGCGGGAGAGGATGTTGACGAGGACGACGTCGGGGAGGCGGCTGATGCGGTCGACGCCGTCGTGGACCCACACGGCGGCGGGAAGCGGGAGGGTTGCGGCGGGGGACACGGGCGGGGGAGGGAGGTAGCCGTACACGAGAAGCGGCATGTTTGTGCCGAGATCCAGCGTCTCAGGGTCGTCGCCCTTGTGCTTCATGCTATCGCACATTTCGCTCATGGAGACGCTCCTGTAGACGCCGATGAGCACTTGGGGGTCGTCCATGGCCGCCGGTGGAAGGGGAGCGGATGGAGGTGGCGGCGCTGTTTTAGGAGGGGctagtactcgttgcaaagaacactccatCTTCCCAGGTCACGACAAATGATGCACAttcagcgcgccacttgtcgtaacctggagttttcccttttttcatagattcgtttattcaaaaaGGAGTGCCTAGAACTCATCTGATGAAATATAAATTGGTCTCATTCACATGACGTCATCCATCTGTGTACAAAAGGTTTGGTCGTTCTATATTGTCGCTACTTCTTCCTGGGCCGTTCGTTGTTTGTTGTGTTTTTATGGGCCAGTGTACAATAACGAAAGTTGTCCGTTGTTTGTTGTTGATGAATAGAAGCATGAAGCAGCTGGGCCCTTACCCTTATTTAGGGAGCGTTTTTCTGTTGttgtttttagttttttttgctccAAAACAATAGCTCGGAGGAGCCTTTGCCTGGGCCCTGCCTTGTTTTATGCCAACATTATTAAATTTTTTCAAATGAATTGCCTAAAAAAGAAAATGTTAAACAGctcgaaaagaaaaaaaatctgtgaaaaaataaaaaaatatgtaTGTACGTAAGAATGTTTATCGCATGAAACATGTTCATCatgtattttttttaaatgtcacATATCAAAAAAGTGCACCAAGTATTTGCACAAAAATCATTGCGAATATAACTAGGGTTATATTCGTGCTTGGTACTAGCGAGCCATGTAACAATCTGAATGTTTGAGCAAAACCAATTTGATTGCACCAATTGCGTGAGTGTTGTGACAGTTGCAGTTGCGACACCCTCCCTCTGACTAAGCGAGTGAGAGCTCATGGGCCGATCCATGTGTGTGTTATAGCAGCAATTCCATGGTTTTAGCGTGGATAGGACATCTCAAGAGGCTCAAACGACCACCACCAACTGGCACCGAGACCGACATGTGTAAAGACACCACAACGACACACCAAAAAACTTCATTTTCCTCTAGGAAATATTGTCTCCAACAAAAACCCGACACGATATACAAATGAAAAAACACCTTCATAATATAGTTGATTTTTCACTCaaggaaaaaaattaaaaaatatataGTAAAGAAATTTAAAAGAAACAAATGTAAAAAAAATGATATAAGAAGAAATGTTAGTTGCACAGGCAATGTTTGCTGGGCGACTATATCAAAATAAATTATTGTGTATGATCGACGATGATACAACTATAAGCGTTCAACGGTGTGAAACTaggatcatatatatatatatatatatatatatatatatatatatatatatatatattcaaaaACATTATGTGTTTTCATGCGGGAAATACCAAAAGATAGTTTGTGTGTTCCGAGAAATAAAACACAAAAAAGGGCCAAAATAAAAAGTGCTTGTATGCACCCACTGTCAAGGGAAATGATAGAAACCACACCTATGTGATGCTAAGATAAAAACCGTCGATAACCACCGACAACCCTCTCCCAATTAAGTTGCGGGCGCTTCATACCTCTTGCAGTTGCGCCTGAGTATGATGAGTTGCAGTTGTACGGCTGAGTATGATGAGTACGGGCGTTTTTTCAAGAGGTCCCAGTTGCATGTGCCCGGGTTTTGTCAACTCTTGTCAACAAACACCCccccccctagttgcgagtcgatgggaaACTTACAACTGAAGACCCTCAACCAAAAAAAAAAACACACACCCCCCTAGTTGCAAGTttcccatcgactcgcaactgggggtcctcaacaaacacacacacccctagttgcgagtcgatgcttGACATGCAACTAGGGACCCCTTGAGaaaaagacacacacacacacctctaGTGCAAGTCGGTTATCGACAAGCAATTGGGGACCCTCAACCCACACACACATCCCCTAGTTGTGAATTGATGGTCAACTTGCGACTGAGGTtcctcaacaaacacacacacaccctagttgtgagtcgatgaTTGACATGCAACTGGGAACCCCTTGAGAAAAagacacgcacacacacaaaacacacacacacacacacaagcacGCACACAtaccccctagttgcgagttgatggtcaacttgcaactgggggttctcaacaaacacacaccTGCTAGTTGCGAGTTTGATGGTCAACATGCAACTGAGGACCCTTGACaaaaagacacaca
The Aegilops tauschii subsp. strangulata cultivar AL8/78 chromosome 3, Aet v6.0, whole genome shotgun sequence genome window above contains:
- the LOC141020594 gene encoding probable FBD-associated F-box protein At1g32375, with product MDDPQVLIGVYRSVSMSEMCDSMKHKGDDPETLDLGTNMPLLVYGYLPPPPVSPAATLPLPAAVWVHDGVDRISRLPDVVLVNILSRLPTKDAARTAALASRWRPLWRMAPLSLVDSHLLPDGGASGPFTIRDPSPRAVTAAVSRILAAHPGPFRCVHLTRTIMQEHRAEMARLLDILVTKGVQELVFVNRLWPIDLRLPASLFSCASLTRLYLGIWRLPDSTAVPRRARFPNLRELGLCMNVMEDCDLAFMLERSPVLEILVIMGSQSQVRLRLISQSLRCVQLGHAYLEDIDVVDAPSLERLFLWDTILTGELTPPRMSSTRNHSSRLKIGRAPNLRVLGYLHHCGMQLTAGIKESIVPSVQILAIEVQFGIRDAVKKSSTISEEPTGKVNLKFWQEGGPIKCVLQSLKKVFFNEFQGSKSEVAFLKFIAERGRVLERMAVVVDRECFSLGGNVNAKLKPLISAKWNNKACKLELFKSPHDDVGGPAYSIEKACDFDFADPFDLNYHYKPERMSVS